From the Dehalococcoidia bacterium genome, one window contains:
- a CDS encoding YidC/Oxa1 family membrane protein insertase → MDIISFIWNEVLVNPMTNALIILNNVFFGSFGVAIIVFTVVMRAIMFPLTLRQLRSSRALSAIQPKMRELQKKYKDPRRRSEETMKLYREAGVNPLGCLFPMLIQMPIWIALYQVIRLTLGSTPESLISLSHRLYPWSYIQHAVPLSDRFLWLDLARGDLVLALLVGASMFVQQKMMTPPAADERQQSMNSTMLWMFPLMFVWLSLSFPSGLSLYIFVSTLVGIVLQYIYVGSSGLNWRNLFSLQPVGAPQPGSAAKPASVKEETEVEEAPAGTAGERRYKKRSRHGKRRRKR, encoded by the coding sequence GTGGATATCATCAGCTTCATCTGGAACGAGGTGCTGGTCAACCCCATGACCAATGCCCTCATTATTCTCAACAACGTGTTCTTCGGCAGTTTCGGGGTCGCGATCATCGTGTTTACGGTCGTGATGCGGGCAATCATGTTCCCGCTGACGTTGCGGCAGTTGCGGTCGTCGCGGGCGCTTTCGGCGATACAGCCGAAAATGCGCGAGCTGCAAAAGAAGTACAAAGACCCGCGGCGTCGCTCGGAAGAGACGATGAAACTGTACCGCGAGGCGGGCGTGAACCCGCTAGGCTGTCTCTTCCCCATGCTGATTCAGATGCCGATCTGGATCGCGCTGTACCAGGTGATCCGTCTGACGCTGGGCTCTACGCCCGAAAGCCTGATAAGCCTGTCGCATCGGCTGTACCCCTGGTCGTACATCCAGCACGCGGTGCCGCTGAGCGACCGCTTTCTCTGGCTCGATCTGGCGCGGGGCGACCTGGTGCTGGCGCTGCTTGTAGGGGCGTCGATGTTCGTGCAGCAGAAGATGATGACGCCGCCCGCCGCCGACGAGCGTCAGCAGTCGATGAACAGCACGATGCTATGGATGTTCCCGCTGATGTTTGTATGGCTTTCGCTTTCTTTCCCGAGCGGGCTTTCGCTGTACATCTTCGTCTCGACCCTGGTGGGCATCGTGTTGCAGTACATATATGTGGGGTCGAGCGGCCTCAACTGGCGCAATCTGTTTTCGCTGCAACCGGTGGGCGCGCCGCAGCCGGGCTCAGCGGCGAAGCCGGCATCGGTGAAGGAGGAGACGGAAGTGGAGGAGGCGCCGGCAGGCACGGCCGGCGAACGTCGCTACAAGAAGAGGTCCCGTCATGGAAAGCGTAGACGTAAGCGCTAA
- a CDS encoding PQQ-binding-like beta-propeller repeat protein produces the protein MTVSRETLAGGKKISGRFKSFALLLVLLPLSLVIVGCRAVAGPEGWAGPASSDSLLIASIDHNRLVALDLTADNEEVWRFPPENVKDAPELLGLYGTAAVATQMVFVGDYNDVLYALDLADGRTVWALETGGPIVGGPAVEGDTVYVGSSDGCLYALAVDDGSERWKPFCTGDKVWSTPTVSGGVVYFGSMDKKLYALDAATGQLRWEFEADASITSTPVVDGGRVYVGALNSKFYALDASSGEMVWSFDSSDWFWNRAALGEDAVFVGNLGGDVYALDRDDGKLLWDGPFRADGGVRAAPALSGGTLVVADENGGIYGINAATGEERWSKDAGSGVLSDLLLRDGTVYLSTKDGALLAVSPDNGDISTIIGTGAG, from the coding sequence ATGACCGTTTCACGTGAAACGCTAGCGGGAGGAAAGAAGATCTCAGGGAGATTCAAGAGCTTCGCACTGCTGCTGGTTCTGCTGCCGCTGTCGCTGGTCATCGTCGGATGCAGGGCGGTTGCGGGCCCGGAAGGGTGGGCAGGCCCCGCATCATCGGATAGCCTTCTGATCGCCTCCATCGACCACAACCGGCTGGTCGCGCTCGACCTGACGGCCGACAACGAGGAAGTCTGGCGGTTCCCGCCTGAAAACGTGAAGGACGCGCCCGAATTGCTCGGCCTTTACGGCACAGCCGCCGTAGCAACGCAAATGGTCTTCGTGGGCGACTACAACGACGTGCTGTACGCTCTAGACCTGGCAGACGGACGGACGGTCTGGGCTTTGGAGACGGGCGGGCCCATCGTCGGCGGGCCGGCGGTGGAAGGCGACACAGTATACGTCGGGTCGTCGGACGGCTGCCTCTACGCCCTTGCCGTCGATGACGGCAGTGAACGCTGGAAGCCCTTCTGCACGGGAGACAAGGTGTGGTCAACCCCGACTGTGAGCGGGGGCGTAGTCTACTTCGGCTCGATGGACAAAAAACTGTACGCGCTCGACGCCGCCACCGGCCAGCTACGCTGGGAGTTCGAGGCGGACGCGTCGATAACTTCGACCCCGGTGGTCGACGGCGGGCGGGTGTATGTGGGAGCGCTGAACAGCAAGTTCTACGCCCTCGACGCGTCATCGGGGGAAATGGTCTGGTCGTTCGACAGCAGCGACTGGTTCTGGAACCGCGCGGCGCTCGGCGAGGACGCGGTCTTCGTAGGCAACCTGGGCGGCGATGTCTACGCGCTGGACAGGGACGACGGGAAGCTCCTGTGGGACGGGCCTTTCAGGGCAGACGGAGGCGTTCGGGCGGCGCCGGCGCTGTCGGGCGGCACGCTTGTCGTGGCGGATGAAAACGGAGGCATCTACGGCATCAACGCCGCGACCGGTGAGGAACGGTGGTCGAAGGATGCGGGCTCCGGCGTCCTCTCCGATCTGCTGCTGAGAGACGGCACCGTTTACTTGAGCACGAAGGACGGGGCGCTGCTTGCGGTCAGCCCGGACAACGGCGACATCTCCACAATCATTGGAACCGGGGCAGGTTAA
- the yidD gene encoding membrane protein insertion efficiency factor YidD, with translation MKRLILATIRFYQRSVSPFQAPACRFQPTCSQYGYEAVERHGVLKGGWLTLRRLSRCRPFGRGGYDPVPE, from the coding sequence GTGAAACGTCTCATACTGGCGACAATCCGCTTCTATCAGCGATCGGTGTCGCCGTTTCAAGCCCCCGCTTGCCGCTTCCAGCCGACGTGCTCGCAATACGGTTACGAGGCGGTGGAGCGGCACGGCGTGCTTAAAGGCGGCTGGCTGACCCTGCGCCGTCTCAGCCGCTGCCGTCCGTTCGGCCGCGGCGGCTACGATCCTGTGCCGGAATGA
- the rnpA gene encoding ribonuclease P protein component codes for MRRAQRLTKSKDFTTVHKKGRSVADRLLVLRFMENRLARNRYGFVVSRRVGKAVVRNRVRRRLREAIRAEGLKGGWDVVVIARAGAAEADYQALRRSLVRLVEKGGLKESRVSAKEVREE; via the coding sequence ATGCGACGGGCACAGCGTCTCACGAAGTCGAAGGACTTTACGACAGTCCACAAGAAAGGACGCTCCGTCGCCGACAGGCTCCTGGTATTGCGCTTCATGGAGAACAGGCTCGCCCGGAACCGCTACGGTTTCGTCGTGAGTCGGCGCGTCGGGAAGGCTGTCGTGCGGAACCGGGTGAGGCGCCGGCTGCGCGAGGCGATACGGGCGGAAGGGCTGAAGGGGGGATGGGACGTGGTGGTGATAGCGCGTGCGGGGGCCGCTGAGGCCGATTATCAGGCGCTGCGGCGCTCGCTGGTCCGATTGGTGGAAAAGGGAGGCCTGAAAGAAAGCCGGGTCTCGGCGAAAGAGGTCAGAGAAGAGTGA
- the rpmH gene encoding 50S ribosomal protein L34, with product MPKRTYQPKRIPRKREHGFRARMSTRGGRLVLRARRLKGRYRLTVSG from the coding sequence TTGCCTAAACGCACCTACCAACCGAAACGTATCCCTCGAAAGCGAGAGCACGGCTTCCGTGCCCGCATGAGCACGCGAGGAGGGCGGCTCGTGCTTCGGGCGCGCCGGCTAAAGGGACGCTACCGGCTTACTGTCTCCGGATAA
- a CDS encoding transglycosylase SLT domain-containing protein: MPLRLFLVVLSVGAVAAFILFRYDLDGDDAPSETELLTAAAGTSQATSSPPDLALGQAYYRDGRYEEALAVYASVIERGRESDRQEARLASARILLWEERYDEAHEQAAAYLEEAGEEGNLAPGHFLSARALAGLGRDEEALAMFSRYVTEGGLAAAYARVEMARLLASMGRMEEASREAEAALSELPERRRPAVLLMMAQEFEVGSDAEALRWYGRLLSESESAADRALALWRMSVIKRSAGDPTWANDARKVVTEYPITSAASEALASLLDAGVEIDPFDEGLVYYRHFQNEEAREALQRSLEEEATGERAAAAHYYLGAIHERLGDDAAAIREYATAYEMAPEAPLADDALWWRGRLLEKGGRLEEALEVYELISSEYPGAELAPEAAFRSGLVLYLDGRVAEAASIWGIAAALAPSEDERGRALLWTAKAELASGKEEAGKSRLEGLRSAQPLSYYGLRADVLLRENFAGRETPAPASETPEAKDAGDWLAEVTGQSGGDGWMLWLDERWLRGLDLIALGMPREAGDELRELMYGPNSASRLLALSRTARAFGLTEISARSAQLILERVPGDRLGEAPGELLHLGYPYGYEELMESAEEAEGVSPLMMLALIRQESFFDPLAGSSAGASGLTQVIPSTGEEIARELGREFEVKALLRPETSVRFGAHYLANQLSTFDGNLYHALAAYNAGPGNAARWRSAAPDDVDLFVEEIDLGETKLYVRRVIENLAVYRYLHQGEAYPRLPY, translated from the coding sequence ATGCCCCTTCGTCTTTTCCTTGTGGTCCTCTCCGTGGGGGCCGTCGCCGCCTTCATCCTGTTCCGGTACGATCTCGACGGCGACGACGCCCCTTCGGAAACCGAACTGCTAACGGCGGCGGCCGGCACGTCTCAGGCCACGTCCTCTCCCCCCGATCTGGCGCTGGGGCAGGCGTACTACCGTGACGGCCGGTACGAAGAGGCGCTGGCGGTGTACGCGTCCGTGATCGAGAGGGGCCGCGAGTCCGACCGCCAGGAGGCGCGGCTGGCGTCGGCGCGGATCCTCCTGTGGGAGGAGCGCTACGACGAGGCGCATGAGCAGGCGGCGGCGTATCTGGAGGAGGCAGGGGAAGAGGGCAACCTGGCACCCGGGCATTTCCTATCGGCGCGGGCGCTGGCCGGCCTCGGACGGGACGAAGAGGCGCTGGCGATGTTTTCGCGGTACGTGACCGAGGGTGGCCTGGCGGCGGCATACGCGCGGGTGGAGATGGCGCGGCTTCTGGCATCGATGGGACGGATGGAGGAAGCCTCGCGGGAGGCGGAAGCGGCCCTGTCTGAGTTGCCCGAACGCCGGCGGCCGGCGGTGCTGCTGATGATGGCGCAGGAATTCGAGGTGGGCAGCGACGCCGAAGCCCTCAGGTGGTACGGGCGGTTGCTTTCGGAAAGCGAATCGGCGGCGGACCGCGCGCTGGCGCTCTGGCGCATGAGCGTGATAAAGCGCTCGGCCGGCGATCCGACGTGGGCAAACGACGCGCGGAAGGTCGTGACGGAGTACCCGATAACGTCGGCGGCGAGCGAGGCGCTGGCGTCGTTGCTCGACGCGGGGGTGGAAATCGACCCGTTTGACGAGGGGCTCGTCTACTACCGTCACTTCCAGAACGAGGAGGCGCGGGAGGCGCTGCAGCGGTCGCTGGAAGAGGAAGCGACGGGAGAGAGGGCGGCCGCCGCGCACTACTACTTGGGCGCGATACACGAGCGCTTGGGCGACGACGCCGCGGCGATACGGGAGTACGCGACGGCGTACGAAATGGCGCCGGAGGCCCCGCTGGCAGACGACGCGTTATGGTGGCGGGGACGGCTGCTTGAGAAGGGCGGGCGCCTGGAAGAGGCACTCGAAGTCTACGAGCTGATATCGTCGGAGTACCCGGGGGCCGAGCTGGCGCCTGAAGCGGCGTTTCGGAGCGGGCTGGTGTTGTACCTGGATGGCCGGGTCGCGGAGGCAGCGTCCATTTGGGGAATAGCGGCGGCCCTGGCGCCTTCCGAAGATGAGAGAGGACGGGCGCTGTTGTGGACCGCAAAGGCGGAACTCGCGTCGGGCAAAGAGGAGGCAGGGAAATCGCGCCTGGAAGGGCTCCGCAGCGCTCAACCGCTGAGCTATTACGGGCTGAGGGCGGATGTCCTGCTCAGGGAGAACTTCGCGGGTCGGGAGACGCCGGCTCCCGCCTCCGAAACACCTGAAGCGAAAGACGCGGGCGATTGGCTGGCGGAAGTAACGGGGCAGAGCGGGGGCGACGGCTGGATGCTCTGGCTGGACGAGCGGTGGCTGCGCGGACTCGACCTGATAGCGCTGGGAATGCCCCGCGAGGCAGGCGATGAACTGCGAGAGCTGATGTACGGCCCGAACAGCGCAAGTCGGCTGTTAGCGCTGTCGCGGACGGCGCGCGCTTTCGGGCTGACGGAGATATCGGCGCGGAGCGCGCAGCTCATTCTCGAGAGGGTGCCGGGCGATCGGTTGGGCGAGGCGCCGGGGGAACTTCTTCACCTGGGTTACCCTTATGGCTATGAGGAACTGATGGAGTCGGCGGAGGAGGCGGAAGGGGTGTCGCCGCTGATGATGCTGGCGCTGATACGTCAGGAGAGCTTCTTCGATCCGCTGGCCGGCTCATCGGCGGGGGCAAGCGGGCTGACGCAGGTAATCCCCTCTACGGGTGAGGAGATCGCGCGGGAGCTGGGACGCGAATTCGAGGTGAAAGCGCTGCTGCGGCCGGAGACGAGCGTGCGGTTCGGCGCCCACTACCTGGCTAATCAGCTTTCCACCTTCGACGGCAACCTTTATCACGCGCTCGCGGCCTACAACGCGGGGCCGGGGAACGCCGCTCGCTGGCGCTCGGCGGCGCCGGATGACGTCGATCTCTTCGTCGAGGAGATCGACCTGGGCGAGACGAAGCTATACGTGCGGCGGGTCATAGAGAACCTGGCGGTGTACCGGTACCTCCACCAGGGAGAAGCGTACCCGCGCCTTCCCTACTGA
- the alr gene encoding alanine racemase, with product MDETPPAQSTDWSGRPVWADIDLDALGENVRQLKRQAGGAALMAVVKANAYGHGAIAVSRAALAAGAERLAVICVDEGDELRRAGINVPILVMGFTPLSQAERVVELGLTPTVSTPELAHALAQLARKKGIVQPIHLKVETGLNRYGLPPEQLLPLAESLRDEPGLRIEALFTHFATGDEDDKSYVHYQLDRFKRVAGALPWIPLRHVANTITLLNMPDLSFDIVRPGIGLYGCYPSPEARSVPLRPVLSLKSRVARLRRLEPGESVSYGCTWTAARPSVIALVMCGYADGLRRELSNKGSVLIRGRRAPIVGRIAMDMCVVDVTEIPYVALDDEVVIIGRQRDEEITAEELAALCGTINYEILAGISARVPRVYRRAGQIVAAQTLVEKPAPETLPSQDS from the coding sequence ATGGATGAGACTCCCCCCGCACAATCCACCGACTGGTCCGGTCGACCCGTCTGGGCCGATATCGATCTCGACGCCCTGGGCGAAAACGTGCGGCAGCTCAAGCGTCAGGCCGGCGGCGCCGCTCTCATGGCCGTCGTTAAGGCGAACGCCTACGGACACGGCGCAATCGCCGTCTCCCGCGCCGCTCTCGCGGCCGGGGCGGAGCGCCTCGCCGTCATCTGCGTGGACGAGGGAGATGAACTGCGCAGGGCCGGCATCAACGTCCCCATTCTCGTCATGGGGTTCACTCCTCTCTCACAGGCGGAACGCGTCGTCGAACTGGGGCTCACCCCCACCGTCAGCACCCCGGAACTCGCCCACGCACTCGCCCAGCTTGCCCGGAAAAAAGGCATTGTCCAGCCCATCCACCTCAAGGTGGAGACCGGCCTCAACCGCTACGGCCTGCCGCCCGAGCAGCTCCTGCCGCTCGCCGAGTCGCTGCGCGACGAACCGGGGTTGCGCATCGAGGCGCTCTTCACCCACTTCGCCACCGGCGATGAGGACGATAAGAGCTACGTGCATTACCAGCTCGATAGGTTCAAGCGCGTCGCCGGCGCTTTGCCCTGGATTCCACTAAGGCATGTAGCCAATACCATTACCCTCCTCAACATGCCCGATCTCTCGTTTGACATCGTCCGGCCCGGTATCGGGCTTTACGGCTGCTACCCGTCGCCGGAGGCGCGTTCCGTGCCCCTGCGGCCCGTCCTCTCCCTCAAGAGCCGCGTCGCGCGGTTACGCCGCCTCGAGCCGGGCGAGAGCGTCAGCTACGGCTGCACGTGGACAGCCGCCCGTCCCAGCGTCATTGCCCTGGTGATGTGCGGCTACGCCGACGGCCTCCGCAGGGAACTGTCGAACAAGGGAAGCGTGCTCATCCGGGGACGTCGAGCGCCGATCGTCGGACGGATAGCGATGGACATGTGCGTGGTCGACGTGACCGAGATACCGTACGTCGCCCTCGACGACGAAGTTGTGATAATCGGACGCCAGCGCGACGAGGAGATCACGGCGGAGGAGCTTGCCGCGCTCTGCGGCACCATCAACTACGAAATCCTCGCCGGTATCAGCGCCCGCGTGCCCCGCGTCTACCGCCGGGCAGGACAGATCGTGGCCGCGCAGACGCTCGTAGAAAAGCCCGCTCCGGAAACGCTGCCTTCGCAAGACAGTTAG
- a CDS encoding electron transfer flavoprotein subunit alpha/FixB family protein: protein MANGIMVVAETSGGSVAPITTEVLGAARRVADQMGQPVQAALLGSGVEGLAKDLIAHGADQVYVVDDPLLEKYSNDGYTAAMQKVVAQADPAAVLGGQTDVGRDLIPRLAFRLGSTAAMDCLNVMAQDGKVMVERPCYGGNARAIHSFNTSPVLATIRSKAQDPLPRDDSRQGQVTKVDAGLDASAIRDKIVAHEEVAEEGIRLEDAEVIVAGGRGIGSAEGFAILEELAKVLGGAVGATRAACDNGWRPVSEQIGLTGKIVGPTLYFAVGISGASQHMAGCSGAKTIVAINKDPEAIVFKSSRFGIVDDYKKVMPALLEACKKLKA, encoded by the coding sequence ATGGCAAACGGAATAATGGTTGTGGCCGAAACAAGCGGCGGCTCTGTCGCGCCGATCACGACCGAGGTGCTGGGGGCCGCGCGTCGCGTCGCCGACCAGATGGGGCAGCCGGTCCAGGCGGCCCTCCTGGGCTCGGGCGTTGAAGGGCTGGCCAAGGACCTGATAGCGCACGGCGCCGACCAGGTGTACGTGGTCGACGACCCGCTGCTCGAGAAGTACAGCAACGACGGCTATACAGCGGCGATGCAGAAGGTCGTGGCCCAGGCCGACCCGGCCGCGGTGCTCGGCGGGCAGACAGACGTGGGGCGTGATCTGATCCCCCGTCTTGCTTTCCGCCTCGGAAGCACGGCGGCGATGGACTGCCTGAACGTCATGGCGCAGGACGGCAAGGTGATGGTGGAGCGCCCCTGCTATGGCGGGAACGCGCGCGCCATCCACTCGTTCAACACATCCCCCGTTCTGGCGACCATCCGCTCGAAGGCGCAGGACCCTCTTCCCCGCGATGACTCGCGTCAGGGCCAGGTTACGAAGGTGGACGCCGGCCTGGACGCAAGCGCGATCCGCGACAAGATCGTCGCCCATGAGGAAGTGGCCGAAGAGGGGATCCGGCTGGAGGATGCGGAGGTAATCGTGGCCGGCGGGCGCGGCATAGGCAGCGCCGAGGGGTTCGCGATTCTCGAAGAACTGGCGAAGGTGCTGGGAGGAGCCGTAGGAGCTACCCGCGCCGCCTGCGACAATGGGTGGCGCCCCGTTTCCGAGCAGATCGGGCTGACGGGGAAGATCGTCGGGCCGACGCTCTACTTCGCCGTCGGCATCTCCGGCGCCAGCCAGCACATGGCGGGCTGCAGCGGCGCGAAGACCATCGTCGCCATCAACAAGGACCCGGAAGCCATAGTCTTCAAGTCGTCGCGGTTCGGCATCGTCGACGACTACAAGAAGGTCATGCCGGCGCTGCTGGAGGCCTGCAAGAAGCTGAAGGCTTAG
- a CDS encoding electron transfer flavoprotein subunit beta/FixA family protein: MALNMIVCVKQVPDPEAPASAFKVDEAAKRVIPAGGVAQVVSQFDGIAVEAALRIKDALGDGKITIISMGPASARDAIKHGLAMGADEGVLLCDDAFENGDSYTTALALAKAIEKIGEYDLVLFGRQATDWDAGTTGSGVAEMLGIPSVTLAKSVTVKDGKIAVERVLLEGYDTIEAPLPAAVTISNELGEPRYPKLQQIMQAARKQVTTWTAADLGLDASQVGRQAVRLNLERLFQPVSEVECEVIEGETPEETAQKLAQRLREEKIL, translated from the coding sequence ATGGCACTGAACATGATTGTCTGCGTGAAGCAGGTGCCAGACCCGGAAGCGCCGGCATCGGCCTTTAAGGTAGATGAGGCGGCGAAGAGGGTCATACCTGCTGGAGGAGTCGCCCAGGTGGTCAGCCAGTTCGACGGCATTGCCGTCGAGGCGGCGCTGCGCATAAAGGACGCCCTGGGCGATGGGAAGATCACGATCATCAGCATGGGACCGGCATCGGCGCGCGACGCGATCAAGCACGGCCTGGCCATGGGCGCCGACGAGGGCGTTCTCCTGTGCGACGACGCGTTCGAGAACGGCGACAGCTACACTACCGCCCTCGCGCTCGCCAAGGCGATCGAGAAGATCGGCGAGTACGACCTCGTGCTGTTCGGCCGCCAGGCAACCGACTGGGACGCGGGCACCACCGGTTCAGGCGTGGCGGAAATGCTGGGGATCCCCAGCGTCACCCTCGCCAAGTCCGTCACTGTCAAGGACGGCAAGATCGCCGTCGAGCGGGTGCTCCTGGAAGGGTATGACACCATCGAGGCGCCTCTTCCCGCCGCCGTCACCATCAGCAACGAGCTGGGCGAACCGCGATACCCCAAGCTGCAGCAGATAATGCAGGCGGCGAGAAAGCAGGTCACGACGTGGACGGCCGCGGACCTGGGTCTGGACGCCTCGCAGGTGGGCAGACAAGCAGTGAGACTCAACCTTGAGCGTCTGTTCCAGCCGGTCAGCGAGGTCGAGTGCGAGGTCATCGAGGGTGAGACGCCCGAGGAGACGGCCCAGAAGCTGGCCCAGCGGCTGCGCGAAGAGAAGATCCTCTAG
- a CDS encoding (Fe-S)-binding protein gives MAPSNELPGSIFFYLIILGFGAFFVLTVITRLIPFLQSKPEARFDHLPQRVRDFFLIMIAQSKFFRRQYWYSGILHVLIFWGFLVLLVRSLNLLLDGVHEDLSLQSLLGDVYTGFRPVMDLFNILVIVGIGMAAYQRMFIKPPRITLNRDAWTILSLIFLLMVTDILGNSLEISLERGSEDYFSFAAFGLANFWDAVGLGEGASEGLHTFAWFSHLTILFAFLCYLPYSKHSHVLTVAFNVFFHDMERTGVLKPIDIETMMEKAEEGATFGVGRVTDFTWKQLLDFYTCTECGRCQSNCPAYLTEKELSPKEIEHAGRVALLANTPTLLSVLTLRPSVKRNGGEPPRPIDTMGFESIWDCVTCGSCQYWCPVMIEHVPEIIGVRRYLVMDEAQMPETAQATLMQIEQRGHPWRGTTWTRTDWMEGMEVPLFDGSQEYLLWVGCSGALSDRNIPITQALARLLIRAGVSFGVLGEEEPCCGDPARRLGNEYLFQMQAQQAIETMNSKGVKKIVTACPHGYNMMRNEYPQFDGRFEVVHHSELLARLLKEGKLKMEAEVAERIVYHDSCYLARHNEIIDEPRRVLRSLPGAQVVEMERSRKTTFCCGAGGGHMWVEESKGPHINHVRTEEAMKTGATVVATACPFCIQMFEDGIPALEPDEEKRMRALDIVELLEASTKSKKDSVWLEEPREQAPAEGEEVETNP, from the coding sequence GTGGCTCCGTCGAACGAGCTTCCCGGAAGCATCTTTTTCTATTTGATCATCCTCGGCTTCGGCGCGTTCTTCGTTCTGACCGTCATCACGCGTCTCATTCCGTTCCTGCAGTCGAAACCGGAGGCGCGTTTTGACCACCTGCCGCAGCGCGTGCGCGATTTCTTCCTGATCATGATCGCGCAGTCGAAGTTTTTCCGGCGGCAGTACTGGTACTCCGGAATACTTCACGTACTCATCTTCTGGGGCTTTCTCGTCCTCCTCGTGCGAAGCCTCAACCTCCTCCTCGACGGCGTCCATGAGGACCTGAGCCTGCAAAGCCTCCTCGGCGACGTTTACACCGGATTCCGGCCCGTTATGGACCTCTTCAACATACTGGTGATCGTCGGTATCGGCATGGCGGCCTACCAGCGCATGTTCATCAAGCCGCCGCGCATTACCCTCAACCGCGACGCGTGGACGATCTTGAGCCTCATCTTTCTGCTGATGGTGACCGATATCCTGGGCAACAGCCTCGAGATATCGCTGGAGCGCGGAAGCGAGGACTACTTCTCGTTCGCGGCGTTCGGCCTCGCGAACTTCTGGGACGCGGTGGGTCTGGGGGAGGGCGCCTCGGAGGGACTGCACACCTTCGCCTGGTTCAGCCACCTGACGATACTCTTCGCATTCCTCTGCTATCTGCCCTACTCTAAGCATTCGCACGTCCTCACTGTCGCGTTCAACGTCTTCTTCCACGACATGGAGCGCACCGGCGTCCTGAAGCCGATCGACATCGAGACGATGATGGAGAAGGCGGAGGAGGGGGCGACCTTCGGCGTGGGCAGGGTGACGGACTTCACGTGGAAGCAGCTCCTCGACTTCTACACTTGCACCGAGTGCGGCCGCTGCCAGTCGAACTGCCCGGCGTACCTGACGGAGAAGGAACTCTCGCCGAAGGAGATCGAGCACGCGGGCCGCGTCGCCCTGCTCGCCAACACGCCGACGCTGCTTTCCGTCCTGACGCTGCGACCGTCCGTGAAGCGCAACGGCGGGGAGCCGCCGCGGCCCATCGACACGATGGGCTTCGAGTCGATATGGGACTGCGTGACCTGCGGGTCGTGCCAGTACTGGTGCCCGGTGATGATCGAGCACGTGCCGGAGATCATCGGCGTGCGACGCTACCTGGTAATGGACGAAGCGCAGATGCCGGAGACGGCGCAGGCGACGCTCATGCAGATCGAGCAGCGCGGCCACCCCTGGCGGGGGACTACGTGGACGCGCACCGACTGGATGGAGGGCATGGAGGTGCCCCTGTTCGACGGCAGCCAGGAGTACCTGCTGTGGGTGGGCTGCTCCGGCGCCCTCTCCGATCGCAACATCCCCATTACGCAGGCGCTGGCGCGGCTCCTCATACGCGCGGGCGTGAGCTTCGGCGTGCTGGGCGAAGAGGAGCCGTGCTGCGGCGACCCGGCGCGCCGTCTGGGCAACGAATACCTCTTCCAGATGCAGGCCCAGCAGGCGATCGAGACAATGAATTCGAAGGGCGTCAAGAAGATAGTGACGGCCTGCCCGCACGGCTACAACATGATGCGGAACGAGTACCCCCAATTCGACGGCCGCTTCGAGGTGGTGCACCATAGCGAGCTCCTGGCGCGGCTTCTGAAGGAGGGGAAGCTCAAGATGGAAGCGGAGGTCGCGGAGCGTATCGTCTACCACGATTCCTGCTACCTCGCCCGTCACAACGAAATCATCGATGAGCCGCGCCGGGTGCTCAGGAGCCTTCCCGGGGCGCAGGTTGTCGAGATGGAGCGGTCGCGAAAGACGACGTTCTGCTGCGGCGCGGGCGGCGGCCACATGTGGGTGGAGGAGAGCAAAGGGCCGCACATCAACCACGTGCGCACCGAGGAAGCGATGAAAACGGGCGCGACGGTTGTGGCGACGGCTTGTCCGTTCTGCATCCAGATGTTCGAGGACGGCATCCCGGCGCTGGAGCCGGACGAGGAGAAGCGCATGCGCGCCCTCGACATCGTCGAGCTGCTGGAGGCGTCGACGAAGTCAAAGAAGGACTCGGTGTGGCTGGAAGAACCCCGCGAGCAGGCGCCGGCTGAGGGTGAAGAGGTAGAGACAAACCCTTGA